CTACCGCATCTTCGTCCGCCCCATCGAGTACTGCTGCACCATCCGCGCCACGGCAGTCCCGGAAAGTGCCGACTGGTGCGTCCCCATTCCCTTTGCGCCCGCATCAGCCCCTGCGATGTAGAGCCCGTTGATCGGTGCGTTCGAACTCGGCTTCATCGATCCACATTGCCCCACGATCTGAGCGAGCCCCACACACTCACCGCCTTGTCCTTCGAGAACCGAATCACGGGTGCGCGAGGAAATCTCCTTGGGGCCGTTGTACTCCCTGCGTTCGCAGACATCCCAGATCTCGGGAAAATGCGACTGCATCTGTTGATCCATCTTCGCCCAAATCGCTTCGATCTCCTTTGCCTCGGGGTTCGAGGAGCAGACGGTGCCACTGACCAGAACCTGCTTTCCGGCGGGCGCCGCTTCATCGTCGTAGAAGCTGTGATTGACCATGAACAAGATGACTTCGTCGGGAATCTCGCCGTTCTTGATCTTCTCGAAGCGGGGCGTGTCGAGCCATGAATCGTCGGAGTACATCACGTAGATGCCGGTTTCCATGACGGGCTCATCGAGGAAATAGCGGATCGACGTAAAGGACCAGCCTGGCACGAGACCCTTGATGTAGTTCGCATATGTCTTGTCGAAGTGCTCCTCTCCGCACAGCTTCAAGATCGTTGGTTGGATACCCGCACTGCTGACCACCACCGGGGCATTGAATGTGCCCCGCTCGGTCGTTATGCCAGCCACGGCACCGTCATCAATGATGATCCGATCGACCTTGCAGTCCTTGATCAAGACGCCACCCGATTTCTCGAACTCACGCAGCATCACCCTGGTGAGTCCGCCGAAGCCGCCCTTGTACTGCCCTCCCCCGCCTTGCAGCATCACTTGTTGCATGATCGTGATCTGCTCCGACGCCGCGACCTGGTCGAGGGGCTCCGCCAGGGATGCGTTGGCGTGGAAGCCGAGATAGTTGTAGAGCGGGCCGGGGACCTCGCGCTCGGCCAGCCATTCTTCCATCGAGATGCCGTCGAGGGCATCGACCTCGTCCTCTGTGAGCAACGTCATTTCGGTCATCACCGCGATCGCCGCTTCCTGCTCCGCTGCATCGAGATCCCAGAGCTTGAAGAAGGGAGTCGGATCCGCGAGTGCCTGCCCCTGCGTGACGCGCTTGTACTCTGCTCGACCGCTGCGCTTGTAGAGCAGCGTGATGATCTCGCGCGGGTCGTCGGGTTCGATCGCCGGGATGAACTCGTCCGACACCCCGAGTTCCTCGAAGATCGGCTCGAAGGCGGAACCGCGCATGGGCACCTGACCATGGGGAAAGAGATCGTACGCGTACCCGTCCTTCTCGATGCTGATCATCTTGCCGCCCGGCACATTGTTCTTCTCGACGAGCAGGCACCGAAGGCCGCGATGCTGGAGAAGCGCGGCGGCCGAAAGGCCCCCCGGGCCACTTCCAATGATGATTGCGTCGTAGTTCTCGTCCGGCACGCCTCGCCTCCCTTCGCTGGAGCCAGCTCCACCAAAATTCCATGATTATCAGGCTCGGGAATGCTGCGGGTGGCCCCAGGGCTTCTGCAAAGATTCCCTCGGCTCGCACCATCACGGATCTGCTTCACAGCGAGTATGACGGGCGTCATGCCGCCCACCCGACGCCTTGCCTGGAGTTGAGTCCAGCGATGCGT
This sequence is a window from bacterium. Protein-coding genes within it:
- a CDS encoding NAD(P)/FAD-dependent oxidoreductase: MPDENYDAIIIGSGPGGLSAAALLQHRGLRCLLVEKNNVPGGKMISIEKDGYAYDLFPHGQVPMRGSAFEPIFEELGVSDEFIPAIEPDDPREIITLLYKRSGRAEYKRVTQGQALADPTPFFKLWDLDAAEQEAAIAVMTEMTLLTEDEVDALDGISMEEWLAEREVPGPLYNYLGFHANASLAEPLDQVAASEQITIMQQVMLQGGGGQYKGGFGGLTRVMLREFEKSGGVLIKDCKVDRIIIDDGAVAGITTERGTFNAPVVVSSAGIQPTILKLCGEEHFDKTYANYIKGLVPGWSFTSIRYFLDEPVMETGIYVMYSDDSWLDTPRFEKIKNGEIPDEVILFMVNHSFYDDEAAPAGKQVLVSGTVCSSNPEAKEIEAIWAKMDQQMQSHFPEIWDVCERREYNGPKEISSRTRDSVLEGQGGECVGLAQIVGQCGSMKPSSNAPINGLYIAGADAGAKGMGTHQSALSGTAVARMVQQYSMGRTKMR